A region of the Pirellulales bacterium genome:
TTCGTTCTCGCCGAAGAACATCGCCCCGTGCTCTCCTTTTTTCACGACCACGAATTTCGGGCCCAGCTTGCGGACCGCATGGCCGGCGCGCACGAGGTTCTCTTCGCCCGTCAGTAGCCGGGCTTCGCTGTCGTTCAGGACCAGTCCGTCGATGCGCTTGAACAGAGCCAGCAACTCGTCGCGCTGGATGTTGATCCACAGATCCATCGTATCGGCGACCACCAGCTCGGCCTCGGACATCTGCTCGAGCACTTTGAGCTGGATCAACGGCGAGCCGTTGCCAAGAAAGATAAATCGCGAGCGGCGATACTCTTGGGGGATCACAGGATCGAATTTCCCCAGCACGTTCAGATGCACTTCCAGCGTTTCGCGGTCGTTCATGTTGGGCAGGTACTTGCCGCTCCAGCGAAAAGTCTTTTCGCCCTTCAAGACATTGAGGCCGCGTGTATCGACCTTGCGCGCTTCGAGCAGCCGGGTATGCTCCGCCGGCCAATCCTCGCCCACGTCTCCCACCAGCTTGGCCGAGGTGAAGTAGCTGGCCGCGTAGGAAAAA
Encoded here:
- a CDS encoding PfkB family carbohydrate kinase, producing MSLLVWGSVALDSVETPTDKRDNVLGGSAVFFSYAASYFTSAKLVGDVGEDWPAEHTRLLEARKVDTRGLNVLKGEKTFRWSGKYLPNMNDRETLEVHLNVLGKFDPVIPQEYRRSRFIFLGNGSPLIQLKVLEQMSEAELVVADTMDLWINIQRDELLALFKRIDGLVLNDSEARLLTGEENLVRAGHAVRKLGPKFVVVKKGEHGAMFFGENETYVMPAYPTPDVIDPTGAGDTFAGGMMGYLAEQQKFDPQTLKTALAYGTLVASFTVEDFSLERMKRIERDDLERRMQEYRRMLSF